One window of Nymphaea colorata isolate Beijing-Zhang1983 chromosome 1, ASM883128v2, whole genome shotgun sequence genomic DNA carries:
- the LOC116249643 gene encoding uncharacterized protein LOC116249643 isoform X1, translated as MACVQQLLPFTCNFFPSHHHHHHGSIFFTPTRAKFFQEGKKGLPVLRRRWKSKWLVRLGSAEQAPPTSINVGEFVDFLYADLPHLFDEQGIDRSMYDEKVMFRDPITKYDTIDGYLFNIGLLRILFRPLFQLHSVKQTGPYEITTRWTMTMKFSLLPWKPELVFTGTSVMGINPLTRKFSSHVDFWDSIKQNDYFSLEGLVDFIKQLRIYKTPDLESPKYQVLKRTADYEIRKYESFLVVETKVDKLSGSVGFNNVAGYIFGKNASSEKFKMTTPVFTKALDEEPSRVFIQIVLPQGNDLDGFPAPSEGGVTLHKVGGGIAAAVKFSGETTEAIVAEKEAMLRSALLKDRLKPKQGCMFARYNDPGRTRSFLRRNEVLIWLEEFTLD; from the exons ATGGCTTGTGTCCAGCAACTCTTGCCATTCACCTGCAATTTCTTCCcttcccaccaccaccaccatcatggTTCCATATTCTTCACCCCAACTCGTGCAAAATTCTTTCAGGAAGGCAAGAAGGGGCTGCCCGTTTTGAGAAGACGCTGGAAATCCAAGTGGCTGGTCAGGCTGGGTTCGGCGGAGCAGGCTCCTCCGACCTCCATTAACGTAGGAGAGTTTGTGGATTTCTTGTATGCGGACCTGCCCCACCTGTTCGACGAACAGGGGATCGACCGGTCGATGTACGACGAGAAGGTGATGTTTAGAGATCCCATCACTAAGTACGATACTATCGATGGGTACCTCTTCAACATCGGCCTCCTCAGGATCCTCTTCAGGCCTCTCTTCCAGCTGCACAGCGTTAAGCAG ACAGGGCCCTATGAGATAACAACGAGGTGGACAATGACAATGAAGTTCTCTCTCCtaccatggaaaccagaattgGTTTTTACGGGGACCTCAGTCATGGGCATCAACCCATTGACCAGGAAGTTTTCTAGCCATGTG GATTTTTGGGattcaatcaaacaaaatgactATTTTTCCTTGGAAGGTTTAGTTGATTTCATCAAGCAG TTGAGGATATACAAGACACCAGATCTAGAATCTCCCAAGTACCAGGTGTTGAAAAGAACTGCAGATTATGAG ATAAGGAAGTACGAATCGTTTCTTGTGGTGGAGACAAAAGTGGACAAGCTCTCAGGTTCTGTCGGTTTCAATAATGTTGCTGG GTATATATTTGGCAAGAATGCTTCAAGTGAAAAGTTCAAAATGACAACACCTGTCTTCACGAAGGCTCTTGATGAAGAACCATCTCGAGTATTCATCCAAATAGTGCTGCCACAGGGAAATGATTTGGATGG CTTCCCAGCTCCGAGTGAAGGAGGTGTGACTTTGCATAAGGTGGGAGGAGGCATTGCTGCTGCAGTAAAGTTCAGTGGGGAAACCACGGAGGCTATTGTTGCCGAGAAAGAGGCAATGCTCCGTTCAGCACTTCTAAAAGATCGTTTAAAGCCCAAACAAGGCTGCATGTTTGCACGCTACAATGATCCAGGACGGACGAGGAGCTTTTTAAGA AGAAATGAAGTGTTAATATGGCTTGAGGAATTCACACTGGACTAG
- the LOC116249643 gene encoding heme-binding-like protein At3g10130, chloroplastic isoform X2, with product MTMKFSLLPWKPELVFTGTSVMGINPLTRKFSSHVDFWDSIKQNDYFSLEGLVDFIKQLRIYKTPDLESPKYQVLKRTADYEIRKYESFLVVETKVDKLSGSVGFNNVAGYIFGKNASSEKFKMTTPVFTKALDEEPSRVFIQIVLPQGNDLDGFPAPSEGGVTLHKVGGGIAAAVKFSGETTEAIVAEKEAMLRSALLKDRLKPKQGCMFARYNDPGRTRSFLRRNEVLIWLEEFTLD from the exons ATGACAATGAAGTTCTCTCTCCtaccatggaaaccagaattgGTTTTTACGGGGACCTCAGTCATGGGCATCAACCCATTGACCAGGAAGTTTTCTAGCCATGTG GATTTTTGGGattcaatcaaacaaaatgactATTTTTCCTTGGAAGGTTTAGTTGATTTCATCAAGCAG TTGAGGATATACAAGACACCAGATCTAGAATCTCCCAAGTACCAGGTGTTGAAAAGAACTGCAGATTATGAG ATAAGGAAGTACGAATCGTTTCTTGTGGTGGAGACAAAAGTGGACAAGCTCTCAGGTTCTGTCGGTTTCAATAATGTTGCTGG GTATATATTTGGCAAGAATGCTTCAAGTGAAAAGTTCAAAATGACAACACCTGTCTTCACGAAGGCTCTTGATGAAGAACCATCTCGAGTATTCATCCAAATAGTGCTGCCACAGGGAAATGATTTGGATGG CTTCCCAGCTCCGAGTGAAGGAGGTGTGACTTTGCATAAGGTGGGAGGAGGCATTGCTGCTGCAGTAAAGTTCAGTGGGGAAACCACGGAGGCTATTGTTGCCGAGAAAGAGGCAATGCTCCGTTCAGCACTTCTAAAAGATCGTTTAAAGCCCAAACAAGGCTGCATGTTTGCACGCTACAATGATCCAGGACGGACGAGGAGCTTTTTAAGA AGAAATGAAGTGTTAATATGGCTTGAGGAATTCACACTGGACTAG
- the LOC116262984 gene encoding LOW QUALITY PROTEIN: ADP,ATP carrier protein 1, chloroplastic-like (The sequence of the model RefSeq protein was modified relative to this genomic sequence to represent the inferred CDS: inserted 1 base in 1 codon) gives MEALIQAHGLSHLPSSPKTQPSARRLKSRLSFRPTIPICKSSPFESKGLTNSLHGIRNRGKFQPLSSGNGDRLQICRAAAASEAFSGDSGKEIQKSNKFLGXEIVTLKKIIPLGLMFFCILFNYTILRDTKDVLVVTAKGSSAEIIPFLKTWVNLPMAFGFMILYGNLANVLSKEALFYTVIVPFIAFFGIFGFVLYPLSSYIHPTALADKLLAALGPRFLGPIAIFRIWSFCLFYVMAELWGSVVISVLFWGFANQITTVDEAKQFYPLFGLGANVALVFSGRTVKYFSNLRKNLPPGVDGWALSLKGMMGIVVLLGLTICGIYWAVNTFVLTDPSLPKPAPRKKKEKRKLGMMESMKFLLSSRYVRDLATLVVAYGISINLVEVTWKSKLKAQYPSPNEYSSFMGDFSTCTGIATFTMMLLSRVILRRYGWGVAAMITPTVLLLTGVGFFALLLFGEPLAPMLGTFGLTPLLAAVYVGALQNIFSKSSKYSLFDPCKEMAYIPLDEETKVKGKAAIDVVCNPLGKSGGALIQQFMILTFGSLANSTPYLGGILLVIVLAWLAAARSLDSQFSVLAKEELLHETEAVPEKQALAAKQVPEDDGNGSIPVEQAHDSKVGNGLGYKAVSGEESTLGETVDEGFGSSFESKRQQS, from the exons ATGGAGGCTCTCATCCAGGCCCATGGGTTATCCCATCTGCCTTCGTCCCCAAAAACCCAGCCTTCTGCCAGGAGGCTGAAATCCAGACTGAGTTTTAGACCCACCATACCCATCTGCAAATCCTCACCGTTCGAGTCCAAAGGCCTCACCAACTCCTTGCATGGTATCAGAAACAGGGGAAAGTTTCAACCTTTGAGCTCTGGGAATGGTGATAGGCTTCAGATTTGCAGAGCAGCAGCGGCAAGTGAGGCCTTTTCTGGTGATAGTGGAAAGGAGATACAAAAATCCAACAAATTCCTGG TGGAGATTGTTACACTGAAGAAGATAATCCCACTTGGGCTGATGTTCTTTTGTATCCTCTTCAATTATACCATCCTTAGGGACACAAAAGACGTGCTTGTGGTGACGGCCAAAGGGAGCAGTGCAGAGATTATTCCATTCTTGAAGACTTGGGTGAACCTTCCCATGGCCTTTGGGTTCATGATTCTTTACGGCAATCTTGCAAATGTGTTGTCAAAAGAGGCCCTTTTCTATACTGTGATTGTTCCGTTCATTGCTTTCTTCGGGATCTTCGGTTTTGTTCTTTATCCTCTCAGCAGCTATATTCATCCCACTGCTTTGGCTGATAAGCTTCTCGCAGCACTGGGCCCAAGGTTTCTTGGTCCAATTGCCATTTTTAGGATCTGGAGTTTCTGTCTCTTCTATGTCATGGCTGAGCTTTGGGGTAGTGTGGTTATCTCTGTTCTCTTCTGGGGGTTCGCTAATCAG ATTACTACTGTCGATGAAGCAAAACAGTTTTACCCACTGTTTGGACTTGGAGCAAATGTTGCTCTTGTTTTCTCTGGTCGAACTGTTAAGTACTTTTCAAATCTCCGCAAGAATTTACCCCCAGGAGTTGATGGCTGGGCTCTCTCTCTGAAAGGAATGATGGGAATTGTAGTGCTGTTGGGCCTTACAATATGTGGGATCTACTGGGCAGTGAACACTTTTGTTCTAACTGACCCATCCCTTCCCAAACCTGCTCCCCGTAAGAAGAAG GAAAAACGCAAGTTGGGTATGATGGAgagcatgaaatttttgttatcCTCGAGGTATGTCAGAGATCTTGCTACCCTAGTTGTTGCATATGGCATCAGCATCAACCTTGTTGAGGTTACTTGGAAATCAAAGCTCAAGGCACAG TATCCTAGCCCGAACGAGTACTCATCTTTCATGGGAGACTTCTCAACCTGCACTGGCATTGCTACTTTCACAATGATGCTGCTCAGCAGGGTGATCCTCCGCAGATATGGATGGGGAGTTGCCGCTATGATTACACCCACTGTCTTGCTCCTCACAGGAGttggtttctttgctcttcttttatttggaGAACCACTAGCTCCTATGCTTGGGACATTTGGTTTAACACCTCTGCTGGCTGCTGTCTATGTTGGTGCCTTGCAAAACATTTTTAGCAAGAGCTCCAAGTACAGCTTGTTTGATCCCTGCAAGGAGATGGCCTATATACCATTGGATGAAGAGACTAAG GTTAAAGGGAAAGCTGCAATTGATGTTGTCTGCAATCCTTTAGGAAAGTCTGGTGGTGCCTTGATTCAGCAGTTTATGATTCTCACGTTTGGTTCTCTTGCTAACTCTACACCATACCTTGGAGGCATACTGTTGGTAATTGTTCTTGCTTGGTTGGCTGCTGCTCGTTCTTTGGATTCACAATTTTCTgttttggcaaaagaagaactTCTGCACGAAACAGAGGCAGTTCCTGAGAAGCAGGCATTAGCGGCAAAGCAGGTACCAGAGGACGATGGAAATGGTTCCATCCCTGTAGAGCAAGCACACGATTCTAAGGTTGGAAACGGCCTGGGTTACAAGGCTGTTTCTGGTGAAGAATCTACCCTTGGAGAAACTGTTGATGAAGGGTTTGGCAGCTCATTCGAATCAAAGAGGCAACAGAGTTAA